Proteins found in one Fulvitalea axinellae genomic segment:
- a CDS encoding porin family protein yields the protein MKRLCKILPVLFFALLATVTVKAQDVNFGVRGSASLVNFYGDDADDAKTKMGYQLGAFAEFKLSDAFAIQPELVFSKEGSKDDKADLPWNLSYINVPVMAKVYVTEGLNLQAGPQIGFLVGANVDGESKLGDVEVKDSFKSTNFSMNIGAGYDITEKIGVDLRYNFGLTKVGEEPEQGDAADTKSSNILLGVSFKF from the coding sequence ATGAAGAGATTGTGTAAAATTCTTCCGGTTTTGTTTTTCGCATTGTTAGCGACAGTGACTGTCAAAGCACAAGACGTTAACTTTGGTGTAAGAGGTAGTGCCAGCCTTGTAAATTTCTACGGTGATGACGCAGATGACGCTAAAACAAAAATGGGTTATCAACTTGGCGCCTTTGCAGAGTTTAAATTGTCTGATGCTTTTGCGATCCAACCCGAGCTCGTTTTCTCAAAAGAAGGATCTAAGGATGACAAAGCTGACCTTCCATGGAACTTGTCATACATTAATGTTCCTGTAATGGCCAAGGTCTACGTCACAGAAGGCTTAAACTTGCAGGCAGGTCCTCAAATTGGTTTCTTGGTAGGCGCTAATGTTGACGGAGAGTCAAAGTTGGGCGATGTAGAGGTTAAGGATTCATTTAAATCAACAAACTTCTCAATGAACATTGGCGCTGGATATGATATCACGGAAAAAATTGGTGTTGATCTTAGATACAACTTTGGTTTGACTAAGGTAGGTGAAGAACCTGAACAAGGGGATGCCGCAGATACGAAATCATCAAACATCCTTCTCGGAGTTTCTTTCAAATTCTAA
- a CDS encoding helix-turn-helix domain-containing protein — protein MTNLYAHKKLSLEERQTIALFYRSGAWTIRATALTLNRAPSTISRELKRNSAPDGTYDPFFAHRLAEARTRISACVKRRIYFLNHKMRRLDYVHTTPHTLIAWYSDTLLYYRINRRTAYGPIRFRPLFDLDQKPFHYRELLELEKILRQHQALKHPPENYEQPITEGHNDDNIGAPVIQLIPTPSTPPDSPDWCA, from the coding sequence ATGACCAACCTATACGCCCATAAAAAGCTGAGCCTGGAAGAGCGCCAAACCATAGCCCTGTTCTACCGGTCAGGCGCTTGGACCATACGCGCCACGGCCTTGACACTAAACCGGGCGCCTTCCACCATATCCAGAGAACTTAAGCGAAACAGCGCACCTGACGGAACCTATGACCCCTTCTTCGCACACCGCTTAGCTGAGGCCCGCACCCGCATTTCGGCTTGCGTAAAACGCCGAATCTACTTTCTAAATCATAAAATGCGCCGTCTGGATTATGTCCATACGACACCGCACACCCTCATCGCTTGGTATTCGGACACCCTTCTATACTATAGAATCAATCGACGGACTGCATACGGACCAATACGATTCAGACCGCTTTTTGATTTAGACCAAAAGCCTTTTCATTACCGGGAATTGCTGGAACTTGAAAAAATTCTCCGTCAGCACCAAGCCCTAAAACACCCTCCCGAAAATTACGAACAGCCTATAACCGAAGGCCATAATGATGATAATATCGGCGCTCCGGTAATACAGCTAATCCCCACTCCGTCAACACCACCCGACTCGCCGGATTGGTGCGCTTAA
- a CDS encoding discoidin domain-containing protein, with protein MKIFTHRSSWLMALAMVAGLASCNEDEEKFIPPGEDKFDMAPLHVLNDVSQYWNTSLFGPGNGFADFLEAENQYQTISLPAMERTDPSATNLWNVYMNTELNRPYSEADMARVVGYSKEKSVAIYAMNDGDQLDNLNAFTKKFNFEFEQGPVGAVSLKAGGSVTPANGGFFLKLEGDWEILAEAGGKPVVAIKQMERSVVIASGIDIFSNRKAENVAFFKTMAEGALDKGAAFVSLSPKNTVAFDSKLEEGKFSLSSASYIADLLPDAKERLGEVFTELQTQTGYGEGADALDISLMPSGDPLSEFENGYLVGAYAGGFPADNDQMTFELGKALHQWSGASSGEALDSLGLSTYVSAMVAENMGVANAVDRFVKPIIEKAKAHPDYQAYDPVTMSEEELKAFPQEVAEGKYLEVIDGLRAKYGDDAVMKFHEKKKEILPAGYKVTPHDLTWIWGNTLDDKVAVFEAFKSKGYSVNADQVTMPGSYNDEFVDPDKFTSYGPQHSSYPTKRLYDGRYDFWHTVWGSSAPPFPHEVVIDMKEAKKLAYIKYYPRNSTSLKDHLTEAEFYVSDDEQNWGEPVGVFVWRKAYTKDTKDIYFTKFKTGRYFKMVIREFWRRGKVDPNNTFSCIAELQLFEFKSYK; from the coding sequence ATGAAAATCTTTACACATAGATCTTCTTGGCTGATGGCTTTGGCCATGGTAGCCGGCTTGGCCTCTTGCAATGAGGACGAGGAAAAATTTATCCCTCCGGGCGAAGATAAATTCGATATGGCCCCTTTGCACGTTCTCAACGACGTGTCGCAATACTGGAACACATCGCTTTTTGGGCCGGGCAACGGTTTCGCCGACTTTTTGGAAGCGGAGAACCAATACCAGACTATATCGCTTCCGGCGATGGAACGCACCGATCCGAGCGCCACAAACTTGTGGAACGTTTATATGAATACCGAGCTTAACCGTCCGTACAGCGAGGCCGATATGGCGAGGGTTGTCGGGTATTCCAAAGAGAAAAGCGTGGCCATTTACGCCATGAATGACGGAGACCAGCTGGATAACCTTAATGCTTTTACCAAAAAATTCAATTTTGAATTCGAACAAGGGCCGGTAGGGGCCGTGAGCCTGAAAGCGGGCGGTAGCGTTACGCCGGCCAACGGAGGCTTTTTCCTTAAACTTGAAGGTGACTGGGAAATTCTGGCGGAGGCTGGAGGAAAGCCCGTGGTGGCTATAAAACAGATGGAACGTAGTGTGGTGATAGCCTCGGGTATCGATATTTTCTCTAACCGTAAGGCCGAAAACGTAGCCTTCTTCAAAACGATGGCCGAAGGCGCTTTGGACAAAGGTGCTGCGTTCGTATCCCTCAGTCCTAAAAACACCGTCGCTTTCGACAGTAAGTTAGAGGAAGGAAAGTTTAGCCTTTCGTCAGCCTCTTACATTGCGGATTTGCTCCCTGACGCAAAAGAGCGTTTAGGAGAGGTCTTCACCGAATTGCAGACCCAGACAGGCTACGGCGAGGGCGCCGACGCTTTGGATATAAGCCTTATGCCGTCGGGAGATCCTTTGTCGGAATTTGAAAACGGATACTTGGTAGGGGCATACGCCGGAGGTTTCCCGGCTGACAACGACCAGATGACTTTTGAATTAGGAAAAGCTCTTCACCAATGGAGCGGAGCCTCATCGGGTGAGGCATTAGACAGCCTTGGTTTATCGACTTATGTGTCCGCTATGGTTGCCGAGAATATGGGCGTAGCGAACGCTGTTGATCGCTTCGTAAAGCCGATTATCGAAAAAGCGAAAGCCCATCCGGATTATCAGGCCTATGATCCCGTTACGATGTCGGAAGAGGAGTTGAAAGCTTTTCCGCAGGAGGTTGCTGAGGGGAAATACTTGGAGGTTATTGACGGGTTACGAGCAAAGTATGGCGATGATGCAGTGATGAAGTTTCATGAGAAGAAGAAAGAGATTCTACCTGCGGGGTATAAAGTCACTCCACATGATCTTACATGGATTTGGGGAAATACTTTAGATGATAAGGTTGCAGTTTTTGAGGCATTTAAAAGTAAAGGTTATTCTGTGAATGCAGACCAAGTTACTATGCCTGGATCCTATAACGATGAGTTTGTAGATCCCGATAAGTTCACTTCATATGGTCCTCAACACTCATCTTATCCGACGAAAAGACTTTATGATGGTCGTTATGATTTTTGGCATACGGTGTGGGGATCAAGTGCGCCACCATTTCCTCATGAGGTAGTAATTGATATGAAAGAAGCTAAAAAGTTGGCTTATATAAAATATTACCCAAGAAATAGTACGAGCCTTAAAGATCACCTGACTGAAGCGGAGTTTTACGTTAGTGATGATGAACAAAATTGGGGAGAACCTGTAGGTGTATTTGTATGGAGAAAGGCTTACACTAAAGACACGAAGGATATCTATTTCACAAAATTTAAAACAGGAAGATACTTTAAGATGGTTATCAGAGAGTTTTGGCGACGGGGAAAAGTGGACCCTAATAATACTTTTTCTTGTATTGCTGAGTTACAATTATTTGAATTTAAGAGCTATAAATAG
- a CDS encoding porin family protein, with translation MKKLYKVLPFAFIVFLSTVSANAQDHIFRLKGGPSLVNFIGNDAKDASSKIGYQLGMLIEFRLTENFSIQPELVYSKEGARFDKVDEDINLSYANLPVIGKYYASKNFSFQAGPQLGLLTGANVNGENGDGQIKVEDYFSTLNLTFNIGMGLNITEKIGLDLRYNLGITNVSDDLETTYLKLKGATFRTSNLFLSLAYTIE, from the coding sequence ATGAAGAAACTGTATAAAGTTCTTCCCTTTGCATTTATCGTTTTCCTCTCCACAGTTTCCGCCAACGCCCAAGACCATATCTTCAGATTAAAGGGAGGGCCGAGCTTGGTTAACTTTATCGGTAATGACGCCAAAGACGCTTCGTCTAAAATAGGCTACCAATTGGGTATGCTAATCGAATTCAGGTTGACGGAAAATTTTTCTATCCAGCCCGAACTTGTTTATTCTAAAGAGGGGGCCAGATTTGATAAAGTTGATGAGGACATTAATCTATCGTACGCTAACCTTCCGGTAATCGGGAAATATTATGCCTCCAAAAACTTCAGTTTTCAGGCCGGTCCACAGCTGGGACTTTTGACCGGCGCCAATGTGAATGGAGAAAACGGAGACGGACAAATAAAAGTCGAAGACTATTTCTCAACCCTTAATCTCACGTTCAATATTGGAATGGGACTTAATATCACAGAAAAAATCGGCTTAGACCTAAGGTACAACCTCGGTATAACGAATGTCAGTGACGATTTGGAGACGACGTACCTTAAACTAAAAGGCGCAACCTTTAGGACCTCTAATCTTTTTCTTAGTTTGGCCTATACAATTGAGTAG